A stretch of the uncultured Bacteroides sp. genome encodes the following:
- a CDS encoding DUF4468 domain-containing protein: MKKLAFLLVLFIFCLPAMIQAQENESENSKNYLTGAVPEKNGRVVFSKEFNLSNLSKDQVFDKMMTWMEKRLKKNNNTSRVIYSDKEKGIIAGVGEEYLVLKSSSLSLDRALIKYQITTTCLPGKCTMDIEKIYYDYENDKKIPAEQQIADKEALNKDKTKMVRGYAKFRIKTVDFIDAIFAHFQTVIGATTIAAKAAETTPTVAGKPDVSSIPSIAGNTETTPSSNMMSGYKQIAPNKIPGNIIKMLSEDWMLITAGNKDKFNMMTASWGGLGFLYEKPVTFCFINPTRYTYQLMENSDTYTLSFYTEAYRDALKYCGSKSGKDTDKVKGSGLIPITTPTGSKAFSQAWLIIECRKMVAQSLQSESIADKSLKESWIGKQMHKMFIGEIINVWVK; this comes from the coding sequence ATGAAAAAGTTAGCATTTCTTTTAGTCTTGTTTATTTTCTGTTTACCCGCAATGATACAGGCTCAAGAGAACGAAAGTGAGAATAGTAAAAATTATCTAACTGGTGCCGTTCCCGAGAAAAACGGGAGAGTTGTTTTCTCTAAAGAATTCAACCTGTCCAATCTTTCTAAAGATCAGGTTTTCGACAAGATGATGACTTGGATGGAAAAACGACTAAAAAAGAATAACAATACTAGTAGAGTGATTTACTCTGATAAAGAAAAGGGAATAATAGCCGGGGTTGGCGAAGAATATCTGGTATTAAAATCCAGTTCTCTTTCACTGGACCGAGCACTGATTAAATATCAGATAACAACTACATGCCTGCCGGGAAAATGCACTATGGACATTGAAAAAATATATTATGACTATGAGAATGACAAAAAGATACCAGCCGAACAACAGATAGCTGACAAAGAGGCTTTGAATAAAGACAAGACCAAAATGGTACGAGGTTATGCCAAGTTCCGTATAAAGACAGTTGATTTTATCGATGCAATATTTGCCCATTTCCAAACGGTTATAGGAGCAACAACTATTGCAGCTAAAGCAGCAGAGACAACTCCCACTGTTGCTGGCAAACCTGATGTAAGTTCAATTCCTTCCATTGCTGGAAATACCGAAACAACACCTTCTTCGAATATGATGTCTGGATACAAACAGATTGCACCAAATAAAATTCCAGGGAATATAATCAAAATGCTTTCTGAGGACTGGATGCTAATAACGGCAGGCAATAAGGATAAATTCAATATGATGACTGCTAGTTGGGGCGGACTAGGCTTTTTATATGAAAAACCTGTTACCTTCTGCTTTATAAACCCTACTCGCTACACTTATCAACTTATGGAGAATAGCGATACTTATACACTGTCATTCTATACGGAAGCTTACCGGGATGCACTGAAGTATTGTGGAAGCAAGTCCGGTAAAGACACTGATAAAGTAAAAGGTTCCGGACTAATTCCAATCACTACTCCTACAGGAAGCAAAGCTTTCTCTCAGGCATGGCTTATCATAGAGTGCCGTAAAATGGTAGCACAATCTCTGCAGTCAGAATCTATTGCAGATAAAAGCTTAAAAGAAAGCTGGATCGGAAAGCAAATGCACAAAATGTTTATTGGTGAGATAATCAATGTTTGGGTAAAGTAA